From the Acidilutibacter cellobiosedens genome, one window contains:
- the secE gene encoding preprotein translocase subunit SecE — translation MAAQTDAQKGKLRAYFRGVKSETKKVIWPTRKELINYTGVVIFMCLIVSFVVWLLDLGINRLLGLIVK, via the coding sequence ATGGCTGCTCAAACAGATGCTCAAAAGGGTAAATTACGTGCATATTTCAGAGGAGTTAAATCCGAAACTAAAAAGGTAATATGGCCTACAAGAAAGGAGCTTATTAATTACACGGGAGTAGTAATTTTCATGTGTTTAATAGTAAGTTTTGTAGTATGGCTTTTGGATTTGGGGATAAATCGTTTATTGGGACTTATTGTAAAGTAA
- the rpmG gene encoding 50S ribosomal protein L33 — MRDMVILACTECKQRNYTTTKNKKKNPERMELKKYCKFCKTHTVHKETK, encoded by the coding sequence TTGAGGGATATGGTTATTTTAGCATGTACAGAATGTAAACAAAGGAATTATACTACAACAAAAAATAAAAAGAAGAATCCTGAAAGAATGGAGCTTAAAAAGTATTGTAAATTCTGTAAAACTCATACTGTTCATAAGGAAACCAAATAG
- the tuf gene encoding elongation factor Tu has protein sequence MAKQHYERNKPHVNIGTIGHVDHGKTTLTAAITLVLNKRYGLGNVMTYDNIDKAPEERERGITISTAHVEYETKKRHYAHVDCPGHADYIKNMITGAAQMDGAILVVSAADGPMPQTREHILLARQVGVPKIVVFLNKADMVDDPELIELVEMEVRDLLNEYEFDGDNTKIVVGSALKALEDPDGKWGDKIIELMDVVDEEIPQPKRETDKPFLMPVEDIFSITGRGTVATGRVERGVLKVGDNVEIVGLSAEPRTVVVTGLEMFRKILDEAQAGDNIGALLRGVQRAEIERGQVLAKPKSITPHTKFNAQVYVLTKEEGGRHTPFFNGYRPQFYFRTTDVTGNIELEEGVEMVMPGDHANFKIELITPIAMEEGLRFAIREGGKTVGAGVVSKIIE, from the coding sequence ATGGCAAAGCAACATTATGAAAGAAATAAACCTCACGTAAATATAGGAACAATAGGACACGTAGATCATGGTAAAACGACGTTGACAGCAGCAATCACATTGGTATTGAATAAGAGATACGGATTAGGTAATGTAATGACATACGACAACATAGATAAAGCCCCAGAGGAAAGAGAAAGAGGAATAACGATCTCAACAGCTCACGTAGAGTATGAGACGAAGAAACGTCATTATGCCCATGTAGACTGTCCGGGACATGCAGATTATATAAAGAATATGATAACAGGAGCAGCCCAAATGGACGGGGCAATACTTGTAGTATCAGCGGCAGACGGGCCAATGCCACAAACAAGAGAGCATATATTGCTGGCAAGACAGGTAGGAGTGCCAAAGATAGTAGTATTTTTAAATAAAGCAGATATGGTAGATGATCCGGAATTAATAGAATTAGTAGAGATGGAAGTAAGAGACCTGTTAAACGAATATGAATTTGACGGAGATAATACGAAGATAGTAGTAGGGTCAGCATTAAAGGCATTAGAAGATCCGGACGGGAAATGGGGAGACAAGATAATAGAATTAATGGATGTAGTAGATGAAGAGATACCGCAACCGAAGAGAGAAACAGATAAACCATTCTTAATGCCGGTAGAAGATATATTCAGTATAACAGGCAGAGGGACAGTAGCAACAGGAAGAGTAGAAAGAGGAGTATTAAAAGTAGGAGACAATGTAGAGATAGTAGGATTGTCGGCAGAGCCGAGGACAGTAGTAGTAACAGGGTTAGAGATGTTCAGGAAGATATTGGACGAAGCGCAAGCAGGAGATAATATAGGAGCATTATTAAGAGGAGTACAGAGAGCAGAAATAGAAAGAGGGCAAGTATTGGCGAAACCGAAGAGCATAACACCCCATACAAAATTTAATGCCCAAGTATATGTATTGACGAAAGAAGAGGGAGGAAGGCATACACCATTTTTCAACGGATATAGACCTCAGTTTTACTTCAGGACAACAGATGTAACTGGGAACATAGAGTTGGAAGAAGGAGTAGAGATGGTAATGCCGGGAGACCATGCGAACTTCAAGATAGAATTAATAACGCCGATAGCAATGGAAGAAGGATTAAGATTTGCAATCAGAGAAGGCGGAAAGACAGTTGGAGCTGGAGTAGTCAGCAAGATTATTGAATAA
- the sigH gene encoding RNA polymerase sporulation sigma factor SigH, which produces MGLGLYNELNLSYFNSMEDEDVVEEAKKGNRQALEYLINRYKNFVRAKARCYFLIGADREDIIQEGMIGLYKAIRDYNKDKLTSFKAFAELCITRQIITAIKTATRQKHIPLNSYVSLNKPIYDDESDRTLLDVLSGVKVTDPEELIISREELSYMESKIGEILSNLEWEVLTSYLDGKTYQEIAVDLDRHVKSIDNALQRVKRKLERYLELKED; this is translated from the coding sequence GTGGGATTAGGTTTATACAATGAATTGAACTTATCTTACTTTAACAGCATGGAAGATGAAGATGTGGTGGAAGAGGCAAAAAAAGGGAATCGTCAGGCCTTAGAATATTTGATCAATAGATATAAAAATTTTGTAAGAGCTAAAGCAAGATGCTATTTTTTAATTGGTGCGGATAGAGAAGATATTATTCAAGAAGGAATGATTGGACTTTATAAAGCCATTAGAGACTATAATAAGGATAAGTTAACTTCCTTCAAAGCGTTTGCAGAGTTATGTATAACAAGACAAATAATAACGGCGATTAAAACTGCAACAAGACAGAAACATATTCCTTTGAATTCCTATGTATCTTTAAACAAACCTATATATGATGACGAATCCGATAGAACTTTACTTGATGTTCTTTCGGGAGTTAAGGTTACGGATCCGGAAGAACTTATAATCAGCAGAGAAGAATTGTCCTACATGGAATCAAAGATAGGAGAAATACTCAGTAATTTGGAGTGGGAAGTGTTAACATCATATTTGGATGGGAAAACATATCAAGAAATCGCAGTGGATTTGGACAGGCATGTAAAGAGTATAGATAATGCATTGCAGAGGGTTAAAAGAAAGTTAGAGAGATATCTGGAACTCAAAGAAGATTAG
- a CDS encoding NYN domain-containing protein codes for MKKDEKKFNEYLFVDGYNIINSWEKLRSLSEVSLEMAREELIEVMAEYQYYSGIKVIIVFDGHLVKGNGGESNRIKEVDVIYTKEYETADQYIERALDEIGRIKKVTVATSDWMEQQVILGRGGTRISARELEMEILDQKRLLENREKKKNETNNLIMGKLDDEIIKKLKKWKSCE; via the coding sequence ATGAAAAAAGATGAGAAAAAGTTTAACGAGTATTTGTTTGTTGATGGATATAATATTATAAATTCATGGGAAAAACTTCGCTCTTTGAGCGAAGTGAGCTTAGAAATGGCGCGGGAAGAGCTTATTGAAGTAATGGCGGAATATCAGTATTATTCAGGTATAAAAGTAATAATAGTATTTGATGGTCACTTGGTAAAGGGAAATGGGGGAGAAAGCAATAGGATAAAAGAAGTAGATGTCATATATACAAAAGAATATGAAACTGCCGATCAATATATAGAAAGAGCATTGGATGAAATAGGTAGAATAAAGAAGGTGACGGTAGCTACTTCTGATTGGATGGAACAACAAGTAATTTTAGGAAGAGGGGGGACGAGAATATCGGCAAGAGAATTGGAAATGGAAATATTGGATCAAAAAAGGCTTTTGGAAAACAGAGAAAAGAAGAAGAATGAAACCAATAATTTGATTATGGGAAAACTTGATGATGAGATAATTAAAAAATTGAAGAAGTGGAAAAGTTGTGAATGA
- the rlmB gene encoding 23S rRNA (guanosine(2251)-2'-O)-methyltransferase RlmB — protein MEGDYIVGRNPIFEALKSNREIDKIFILKGELKGSINKIIGEAKDRHIPIQYVERGKLDGISGSIPHQGVAALVSSYAYSTVDDILNASAEKSEEPFIIILDGIEDSHNLGAIIRTAEAGGAHGIIIPKHRSATLTQAVAKASAGAIEWIKVARETNISATIQYLKKKGLWIFGADMAGENYYYETDLKGPIALVIGSEGKGLSRLVKENCDFLIKIPMVGHISSLNASNAVSVLIYEVVRQRSLKNEKR, from the coding sequence ATGGAAGGAGATTATATAGTAGGAAGAAATCCTATTTTTGAGGCACTAAAATCTAATAGGGAAATTGATAAGATATTTATACTTAAAGGCGAGTTAAAAGGAAGCATAAATAAAATAATAGGAGAGGCAAAGGATAGGCATATTCCCATTCAGTATGTAGAAAGAGGAAAGCTGGATGGAATATCGGGCAGTATCCCTCATCAGGGAGTTGCCGCATTAGTTAGTTCCTATGCATATTCAACTGTTGATGATATTTTGAATGCATCGGCAGAAAAGTCAGAAGAACCTTTTATTATAATACTTGATGGAATAGAAGATTCTCATAATTTGGGAGCAATAATAAGAACGGCTGAAGCGGGAGGAGCCCATGGAATAATAATACCAAAACACAGATCTGCAACATTGACTCAGGCTGTTGCAAAGGCTTCAGCAGGAGCTATTGAATGGATTAAAGTGGCAAGAGAAACCAATATATCTGCTACTATACAATACCTTAAGAAAAAAGGACTATGGATATTTGGAGCAGATATGGCTGGTGAAAACTATTATTATGAAACTGATTTAAAAGGGCCTATTGCATTGGTTATAGGCAGTGAAGGTAAAGGATTATCAAGGCTGGTAAAAGAAAATTGCGATTTTCTTATTAAAATTCCTATGGTTGGGCATATATCGTCTTTAAATGCATCAAATGCTGTTTCTGTATTAATATATGAAGTTGTGAGACAGAGAAGTTTGAAAAATGAAAAAAGATGA
- the thyX gene encoding FAD-dependent thymidylate synthase, protein MESNLKVKLLRYTLDGEKLVAQAAKLCYSSVTIEEIEEDLNEKKVDNFINMLMNLGHESPIEHVSFTFGVEGISRVLSHQLVRHRIGSYSQQSQRYVRLDGFDYVIPPAIADIPEAKEMFQKAMKEDQQYYNQITEMLYNDYLKKYMDMGESEKSARNKAEKSSIEDARYVFPNACETKIIFTMNTRSLFNFFRLRCCNRAQWEIRLLATEMLRLVKGVYPSLFKNAGPECIMGSCPEGKMTCGKINEVREKFLNL, encoded by the coding sequence ATGGAGAGCAATTTAAAAGTGAAATTATTAAGATACACCTTAGACGGTGAAAAATTAGTGGCACAGGCGGCAAAGCTCTGTTATTCTTCTGTAACAATTGAAGAAATTGAAGAAGATTTGAATGAAAAAAAAGTGGACAACTTTATTAACATGCTCATGAATTTAGGGCATGAATCTCCTATTGAACATGTTTCCTTCACTTTTGGAGTGGAAGGTATTTCGAGAGTTCTTTCCCATCAATTGGTGAGGCATAGAATAGGGAGCTATTCTCAACAGTCTCAGAGATATGTAAGACTGGATGGTTTTGATTATGTAATTCCTCCGGCGATTGCAGATATTCCTGAAGCTAAAGAGATGTTTCAAAAGGCAATGAAAGAAGATCAACAATATTATAATCAAATTACGGAAATGTTGTATAATGATTATTTGAAAAAGTATATGGATATGGGAGAAAGTGAAAAATCAGCAAGGAATAAAGCTGAAAAATCTTCTATAGAAGATGCCAGATATGTATTTCCCAATGCCTGTGAAACAAAGATAATATTTACTATGAATACCAGAAGTTTATTTAATTTTTTCAGGCTCAGATGTTGTAATAGAGCACAATGGGAGATAAGGCTGTTAGCTACCGAGATGTTGAGATTGGTTAAAGGGGTATATCCTTCTTTATTTAAGAATGCGGGACCTGAGTGTATTATGGGTTCTTGTCCTGAAGGAAAGATGACCTGCGGAAAGATCAATGAAGTGAGAGAAAAATTTTTAAATTTATAA
- a CDS encoding Mini-ribonuclease 3 — translation MENEYNNVLGKLKNITVEEIDSLSPLQLAYLGDAVYELLVRTYIININRNLKVQELHQKATEFVSAKAQSDIIHKLEKYLTEEEMGIVKRGRNAKINSHPKNFSVLEYKYATGFETLIGYLYLKGQEDRIIQLFSFIV, via the coding sequence ATGGAAAATGAATATAACAACGTATTAGGAAAATTAAAAAATATAACTGTAGAGGAGATAGACAGTTTGTCTCCTCTACAGTTGGCTTACTTAGGAGATGCGGTATACGAACTGTTAGTCAGAACTTATATTATAAATATAAACAGAAATTTGAAGGTTCAGGAACTTCATCAGAAAGCTACAGAATTTGTAAGCGCCAAAGCTCAATCGGATATTATACACAAATTGGAGAAGTATTTAACTGAAGAAGAAATGGGAATTGTGAAAAGAGGGAGAAATGCTAAAATAAATAGCCATCCAAAAAATTTTAGCGTTTTGGAATATAAGTATGCCACAGGATTTGAAACTTTAATTGGATATTTATATTTAAAAGGGCAGGAGGATAGAATCATACAGTTATTTTCTTTCATAGTATAG
- the cysS gene encoding cysteine--tRNA ligase — translation MRLYNTLTRRKEKFVPIREKEVSIYVCGPTVYNYIHVGNARPLVIFDTLRRYLKYKGYKVKFLVNFTDIDDKMIKKAKEEGKTVKEIADKFIAEYYKDSKGLLIEEEDTFHPKATDNIKEIVEFVQELINKGCAYNVEGNVYFDITKDKDYGKLSKKNIDELMCGARVEVSEEKHNPMDFALWKKAKEGEPYWETPWGKGRPGWHIECSAMAREFLGDTIDIHAGGEDLQFPHHENEIAQSETLTGKPFANYWLHNAMINVENVKMSKSKLNFFTVREIGQVVDLEVLRFFILQSHYRSPVNFNKELLLQAGNGLERLYNGKKNLEYLLNKCTTVEFNEKADSMKKAIDLFKEKFINSMEDDINTADSVSALFELIKWANTNLNENSLKNVVQYAYSTLMELTNILGILSKKDEMLDNDITELIEKRTEARRNKDFKLADKIRDELKEKGIILEDTSEGVKWKRV, via the coding sequence ATGAGACTGTACAATACTTTAACGAGAAGGAAGGAAAAATTTGTCCCAATAAGGGAAAAAGAGGTAAGTATTTATGTATGCGGCCCTACAGTTTATAATTATATTCATGTGGGCAATGCCAGACCTTTAGTTATATTTGATACTTTGAGGAGATATTTAAAATACAAGGGTTACAAGGTTAAATTTTTAGTTAATTTTACTGATATAGACGACAAGATGATAAAAAAAGCAAAGGAAGAAGGAAAAACCGTTAAAGAAATAGCGGATAAATTTATTGCCGAATACTATAAAGATTCAAAAGGACTTTTAATTGAGGAGGAGGATACGTTTCATCCTAAAGCTACAGACAATATAAAAGAAATCGTTGAATTTGTCCAGGAGCTTATTAATAAAGGCTGTGCTTATAACGTGGAGGGAAATGTATATTTTGATATAACTAAGGATAAAGATTATGGCAAACTCTCAAAGAAGAATATTGATGAACTTATGTGCGGAGCAAGAGTTGAGGTAAGTGAAGAAAAACATAATCCTATGGATTTTGCTCTTTGGAAAAAGGCAAAGGAGGGAGAACCTTATTGGGAAACTCCCTGGGGGAAAGGCAGACCTGGATGGCATATTGAATGCTCCGCCATGGCAAGAGAGTTTTTGGGGGATACTATTGATATTCATGCGGGAGGGGAAGACCTTCAGTTTCCTCATCATGAAAACGAAATTGCCCAAAGTGAGACTTTAACAGGAAAACCCTTTGCCAACTATTGGCTCCATAATGCCATGATAAATGTGGAAAATGTAAAAATGTCTAAATCTAAACTGAACTTTTTTACAGTAAGGGAAATAGGGCAAGTAGTAGATCTGGAAGTTTTGAGGTTTTTTATCCTTCAGTCTCATTACAGAAGTCCCGTTAATTTCAATAAAGAACTTCTCCTTCAGGCAGGAAACGGATTAGAAAGATTATATAACGGGAAGAAAAATTTAGAATATTTATTAAATAAATGTACTACCGTAGAATTTAATGAAAAAGCTGATTCCATGAAAAAAGCAATTGACCTATTTAAAGAAAAATTTATTAACTCAATGGAAGATGACATAAATACTGCTGATAGTGTATCTGCTTTATTTGAACTGATAAAATGGGCAAACACAAATTTAAATGAAAATTCGTTGAAGAATGTGGTACAATATGCATATAGCACTTTAATGGAATTAACAAATATACTGGGCATATTATCTAAAAAAGATGAAATGCTGGATAATGATATAACGGAATTAATTGAAAAGAGAACAGAAGCGAGGAGAAATAAGGATTTTAAGCTTGCGGACAAAATTAGAGATGAATTAAAAGAAAAAGGTATAATACTGGAAGATACATCGGAAGGAGTCAAATGGAAAAGAGTATAG
- the gltX gene encoding glutamate--tRNA ligase, which yields MKEVRLRFAPSPTGFIHIGSIRTALYNYLYARRNNGKFILRIEDTDQTRFVEGAIENLIKSLNWAGIEIDEGVCFDDNGNIIQKGEYGPYIQSERLSIYKKYINELIEKGYAYYCFCSKERLEKVREEQKVKGLIPRYDGLCRSISLEEARKRIANGEEYVIRLKLPHNKDIKFHDLVRGDIVMNTDDLDDQVLMKSDGFPTYHLAVVVDDHLMKITHIIRGEEWLASTPKHVYLYEAFGWESPQYVHLPVVLNKDRKKLSKRQGDVSVEDFRKSGYLPEGLVNYLALVGWSPEGNEEILSMEEMIKQFSFERVAKTGGVFDKDKLDWVNGHYIRSSSIKRITDLSIPYLIEANYITKEDVKNRYDWIETIVETVQESLSTIKDIVDKTKIFFEDKVTLEGEEVLEVLKGDQVHVLFDAFEAELEDIDEIDKEFAKGIMKKVQKKTGIKGKNLYMPIRIALTGNMHGPELVNIIYILGKDKITDRIKYIKEKYLI from the coding sequence TTGAAAGAAGTAAGATTAAGATTTGCTCCAAGTCCAACAGGTTTTATACATATAGGTTCTATTAGGACTGCTTTATACAACTATTTATATGCTAGACGCAATAATGGAAAGTTTATTTTAAGGATAGAAGATACTGACCAGACAAGATTTGTAGAAGGAGCAATTGAAAATTTAATTAAGTCTTTGAATTGGGCGGGAATTGAAATCGATGAAGGTGTTTGCTTTGATGATAATGGCAATATTATTCAAAAAGGAGAATATGGTCCGTATATTCAATCAGAGAGGCTTAGTATTTACAAGAAATATATAAATGAGTTGATAGAAAAAGGTTACGCATATTATTGTTTCTGTTCTAAGGAAAGGTTGGAGAAAGTAAGGGAGGAACAGAAGGTAAAAGGTCTTATTCCGAGGTACGATGGCCTTTGCAGGAGTATTTCATTGGAGGAGGCAAGGAAACGTATTGCCAATGGAGAAGAATACGTAATAAGACTTAAGCTTCCTCATAATAAGGATATAAAGTTTCACGATTTGGTAAGAGGAGATATTGTTATGAATACAGATGATTTAGATGATCAGGTTCTCATGAAATCAGACGGTTTTCCTACTTATCATTTGGCGGTAGTGGTAGATGACCATTTAATGAAAATAACTCATATTATCCGAGGAGAAGAGTGGCTTGCATCTACACCGAAGCATGTATATCTTTATGAAGCATTTGGCTGGGAGAGTCCTCAATATGTTCATCTTCCCGTGGTACTGAATAAGGACAGAAAAAAATTAAGCAAAAGACAAGGGGATGTATCTGTGGAGGATTTCAGAAAAAGCGGATATCTTCCGGAAGGACTTGTGAATTATCTTGCATTAGTGGGATGGAGTCCGGAAGGAAATGAAGAAATTTTATCCATGGAGGAAATGATAAAGCAATTTTCTTTTGAAAGAGTTGCAAAGACCGGGGGAGTATTTGATAAGGATAAATTGGATTGGGTCAACGGACATTATATCAGAAGTTCAAGCATAAAAAGGATAACGGATCTTTCGATACCCTATTTGATAGAAGCAAATTATATAACAAAAGAGGATGTAAAGAACAGGTATGATTGGATAGAAACTATAGTTGAAACCGTTCAAGAAAGTTTATCTACAATTAAGGATATTGTTGATAAGACAAAGATATTTTTTGAAGATAAAGTAACTTTGGAAGGGGAAGAGGTATTAGAAGTATTAAAAGGAGATCAAGTCCATGTGCTATTTGATGCTTTTGAAGCGGAACTTGAAGATATAGATGAAATAGACAAGGAATTTGCTAAGGGGATAATGAAAAAAGTTCAGAAGAAAACAGGAATAAAAGGGAAAAATTTATATATGCCCATAAGAATTGCTTTAACAGGAAATATGCACGGCCCTGAACTTGTAAACATTATTTATATTTTGGGGAAAGATAAAATAACAGACAGAATAAAATATATTAAAGAAAAATATTTAATATAG
- a CDS encoding LiaF transmembrane domain-containing protein yields MKNNYIIGIILILLGVGFLVQRFLPGFYFNNIIHTYWPLILIIIGLVKLSDKNSSKITGIIILLIGAYFQSYNLNLIHFSFWDIFWPIILLIIGFNLLIPKMRNSKKYQVGEENSKSTIESFCLFSGLHTLNQSSSFKGGNVTVLFGGADIDLRGANISEGEAYLELNAFFGGIDVFVPENWRVEVSGLPIFGGWSNKTPINSDPNAPILNITCLAAFGGIEIK; encoded by the coding sequence ATGAAAAACAATTACATTATAGGAATAATATTAATATTACTCGGTGTTGGATTTCTCGTACAGCGGTTTCTGCCGGGATTCTATTTTAATAACATCATTCATACTTATTGGCCCTTAATCCTTATAATTATAGGATTAGTCAAACTTTCGGATAAAAACAGTTCCAAAATCACAGGTATAATAATATTGTTAATAGGGGCTTATTTCCAATCATATAATTTAAATTTAATACATTTTAGCTTTTGGGATATATTCTGGCCTATTATCTTACTAATCATAGGCTTCAATCTTTTGATACCCAAAATGAGGAATTCAAAAAAATATCAGGTCGGTGAAGAGAACAGCAAAAGTACTATTGAATCCTTCTGTTTGTTTTCTGGGCTTCATACTTTAAATCAATCTTCATCTTTTAAGGGAGGAAATGTAACAGTTTTGTTTGGAGGAGCAGACATCGATTTAAGGGGAGCAAACATTTCAGAAGGAGAAGCTTATTTAGAACTCAATGCTTTCTTTGGAGGGATAGATGTATTTGTTCCTGAAAATTGGAGAGTGGAAGTTTCGGGCCTACCTATATTCGGAGGATGGTCCAATAAAACTCCAATAAATTCAGATCCAAATGCTCCTATCCTTAATATAACATGCTTAGCAGCTTTCGGTGGGATAGAAATAAAATAA
- a CDS encoding proline--tRNA ligase: MKMSELYVPTLREIPSEAEIPSHQLLLRAGMMRKLVSGIYSYLPLGYRVIRKIEKIVREEMDKSGCQELLMSAIQPKELWVESGRWENYGPEMFKLEDRNNREFCLGPTHEEYFTALIKDEIKSYKQLPLNLYQIQTKYRDEKRPRFGLIRSREFIMKDAYSFDRDFQGMKAAYQNMWDAYEKVFKKLRLKFKIVEGDSGAMGGNESHEFIALSEVGEGRIAYCDNCEYAATDEKAKVSYDLKCKDEEEKKVEKVYTPDLRTIEEVSAFLKIEGCNFAKALIYKAKDEIVFALIPGDRELNEIKLCHYLGIAEHELELADEDVIKEITGACVGFSGPIGLKKGVRLLVDSRITKMKNFVVGANETNYHLRNVNYNRDFSGEVVEDLLLVKEGDLCPKCGEHLKMDRGIEVGNIFQLGTKYSKSLNATYLDENGKGQYFYMGSYGIGVSRTAAAIVEQCHDDKGIIWPLIVTPYHVIITVINVKDQSQTDLGEKIYKELDKLGLEVILDDRNERAGVKFNDRDLIGIPIRITVGKRAKENIVEYSLRASEDNMEINTDKIIENIKREFKNQDLDIKEI, encoded by the coding sequence ATGAAAATGTCTGAATTATATGTTCCAACATTAAGGGAAATACCTTCAGAAGCAGAAATACCAAGTCATCAACTTCTTTTAAGAGCGGGTATGATGAGAAAACTGGTTTCCGGAATATATTCCTATTTGCCTTTGGGCTATAGAGTTATAAGAAAAATTGAGAAAATAGTCAGAGAAGAAATGGATAAATCCGGTTGTCAAGAACTTTTAATGTCAGCTATACAACCTAAAGAATTATGGGTGGAAAGCGGAAGATGGGAAAATTATGGACCTGAGATGTTTAAATTAGAGGATAGAAACAATAGAGAATTTTGCCTTGGGCCTACTCATGAAGAATATTTTACTGCATTAATAAAAGATGAAATCAAATCTTATAAGCAATTGCCGCTGAATTTGTATCAAATACAAACAAAATACAGGGATGAAAAGAGGCCGAGGTTTGGGCTTATAAGAAGTAGAGAATTTATAATGAAAGATGCCTATAGTTTTGACAGGGATTTCCAAGGAATGAAGGCAGCCTATCAGAATATGTGGGATGCCTATGAAAAGGTGTTTAAAAAGCTTAGGCTGAAATTTAAAATAGTAGAGGGAGATTCGGGAGCAATGGGAGGAAACGAATCTCATGAATTTATTGCATTATCGGAAGTAGGGGAAGGAAGAATAGCTTACTGCGATAATTGCGAGTATGCGGCAACAGACGAGAAGGCTAAGGTATCCTATGACTTAAAATGTAAGGATGAGGAAGAAAAAAAAGTTGAAAAAGTTTATACTCCGGATTTAAGGACCATAGAGGAAGTGTCGGCTTTTCTGAAAATTGAAGGATGTAATTTTGCTAAGGCACTAATTTATAAGGCAAAAGATGAAATAGTATTTGCTTTGATACCGGGGGACAGGGAATTAAATGAAATAAAATTGTGCCATTATTTAGGTATTGCAGAACATGAGCTTGAATTGGCAGATGAAGATGTAATAAAAGAAATTACCGGAGCTTGTGTGGGATTTTCAGGGCCTATAGGACTAAAAAAAGGAGTAAGGCTTCTTGTGGATTCAAGAATTACTAAGATGAAAAATTTCGTAGTAGGAGCAAACGAAACAAACTATCATCTTAGAAATGTAAATTATAACAGGGATTTTTCGGGAGAAGTCGTAGAGGATCTTCTTCTTGTAAAGGAAGGGGATTTATGCCCTAAGTGTGGAGAACATTTAAAAATGGACAGAGGAATAGAAGTTGGGAATATATTTCAATTAGGTACTAAATATAGTAAAAGTTTAAACGCAACTTATCTTGATGAAAACGGAAAAGGACAGTATTTTTATATGGGTTCTTATGGAATAGGAGTATCAAGAACTGCGGCAGCAATTGTAGAACAATGTCATGATGATAAAGGGATAATTTGGCCATTAATAGTGACACCCTATCACGTAATAATTACAGTAATTAATGTAAAGGATCAGTCCCAGACAGACCTGGGAGAAAAAATATATAAAGAATTGGATAAATTAGGATTAGAAGTGATCCTTGATGACAGAAACGAAAGAGCAGGAGTTAAATTCAATGACAGAGATTTAATAGGCATTCCTATTAGGATTACTGTAGGAAAAAGAGCAAAAGAAAATATAGTGGAATATTCTTTAAGAGCATCAGAGGACAATATGGAAATAAATACGGATAAAATAATTGAAAATATAAAGAGAGAATTTAAAAATCAAGATTTAGATATAAAAGAGATATGA
- the ispF gene encoding 2-C-methyl-D-erythritol 2,4-cyclodiphosphate synthase: protein MRIGIGYDAHQLTEERKLILGGVEIPHEKGLKGHSDADVLIHAIMDSMLGALALGDIGKYFPDTDMKYKDISSLILLKRVYNIIKDKGYGIGNMDCIIVAQRPKLASYIDKMKANISHVLNISEDNIGIKATTTEYLGFEGREEGISAYSVCLLIPI, encoded by the coding sequence ATGAGAATAGGAATAGGATATGATGCTCACCAACTGACAGAAGAAAGGAAATTAATATTGGGAGGAGTGGAAATTCCTCATGAAAAAGGTTTAAAAGGTCATTCAGATGCGGATGTATTAATCCATGCTATAATGGATTCCATGTTGGGAGCCTTGGCATTGGGAGATATAGGGAAATATTTTCCTGATACCGATATGAAATATAAAGATATATCAAGCTTAATTCTTTTGAAAAGGGTATATAATATAATTAAAGATAAGGGATATGGAATAGGAAATATGGATTGTATTATTGTGGCTCAAAGACCAAAGCTTGCTTCATATATTGATAAAATGAAAGCCAATATATCTCATGTATTGAATATATCAGAGGATAATATAGGTATTAAGGCTACGACTACTGAATACTTGGGATTTGAAGGAAGAGAAGAAGGGATTTCCGCTTATAGCGTTTGTTTGTTAATTCCGATTTAG